Below is a window of Rhizophagus irregularis chromosome 10, complete sequence DNA.
TTCTGGGATGGGAGAGAGGTGCGGAAATGAGAACCTTGTAGTAGGGTTCTTACAGGATGCGCAAATCGGAACTCTGAGTTCAGTGATCCGGGTAACATTCGGATTAAAAGACAAGGAAACGGTAGGAATATTTCATTGTAAAGGGTAAAGAGTTGATGGGTTGTAAAATTCCCAAGAAGCCTTCTCAGGGTATAATAGCCTTCCGCAATAAACACAGGCGATTCGAGGCCATTGGGAGAGAATAGAGTTATTAAATCTATCATATAGTCTTTGGTATTTGGATGAAGGTCTCCAATACGATATAGGAGGAGGGGGggttaaaagattatttgttGAATCTGTTAATAATGGAGGGTTAGCGTCATCAGGTATCAAAGATAAATCTACGAGTGTTTCATATTCATCGTCGAACGTGTATATGTTGTGAAGTTGATGGGTCATTTTTATTGAGAActtagttatatttttttttgtattatttttacgacattttgaatttattgtatgatatttataagaCAACGGGAGAGGCGAAAAGCCCATcacaatttttgatttaataaaatctccCTTTAATGGTTAAAACTCaaacaattataaatatttaaagtgAAGTAACGAACAATAGAATcatcaaaatttcaatataatcaAAAGTTGCgcacttttatttatttattaattaacaaatacAGGGCGgaattaaaaagtataaaaaaatatcgtaaaaaaaaaaacgtgaagatgataaaaagaaaaataagaagaAAATATTCTCGTCCAAATAGATCATTCTTCCTGATTTTCTTGCGGAGGATCCATTTCAGTCGTTTCATCCGTGTTTAAATTCATTGACGGAATAGGATTCGCTTGAAGGGCTGATGCGAGAGACTGATTTCTCGTAGGATTCATTTGAGCTAAAGTCACCCGACCTCTTCTTGGGGATCTGGGTGTGGCTCCTCGGGGAGTACGAGACGATCTGCTGCTTGACTGCGAGTTGAGCCATGGTACGTTCAGGGTTTGGTTGGAGTTATTGTTTCGATTATTCGAGATTAATGAAATGTCCTCTAGTTTCAAGGCGTGTTTGCCGGGAATGGTTTCCTCCTGCGATACTTCGTCGATGACTGGGGGAACATAGAAAATCACGCCTACCAACATCACAGTTGTTGACCTCATGGTTTGATTTATTGAATTCGTTTTGTTCTCGAGGTACCTCAAATTAGGATCATGGAACACCTCTACCCAGAATTCGCGAGGTTCCTTATCCCTATGTTTTCTTCAACATAAAATTCAAGGACTGATTTCCCGTTCACATTTTTAACAGTCTTAGTTGTTATCCCCAAGATCATAACGTTTAGTCCAATGGAGGGTATGGTATCGAAATCTATATTTTGCATCACTTTAATCGAAGTAGCATtgatcttaatttattataaagtaataaaaaaaaagatgtcaattatttaaaattaaaattatcatctaAATATAGAATCTCAAGACTAATTCCTTACCGAATAGTATCCTGAGCATGTGATGAACTttccctttaaaaaaataatgtcgCCAGTCTCAAAATCTTCTATTTGAGTCTCGAAGGTGTTGTCTGAGGGGATAAAGGCTTTAATTCTTAAGTAGAGAACTTTGGTTGGATCTTGATCATCCAATCTAGATACGGCAGTGATATCCTTTATAGTAAAATCCTGGGTTAGATGTTCCCTAGATTCATGAACATAACAGACCGTAGATAGTTTCGCaggcattattttttttttttataatttttattacgtaAGTCAGATAGTTAAATCAATGAAGGTAAATATACAGAAAGTATAGCCAAATTTTAAAGAgttttataccttttttttctgatcaggaaaaagaaagaaagaaaaaaaaaaatatgtcaaGACTTCTCGAACTTCCACCCAAGCCTtacattagataatttttttttttcgttattaattaattaagataAACTTCGCCATAATACGATTTTTTATCTCTTCGTATTTTATccaaaatcatcatataaaaaaataaataaatttctaccATTCATATTATATGCATTATTTTACGGAAGAAAAAAACAGTCCGACGGACCGTCATTTTTCACCGCCATAAcggatatttattattatatataaaatataataaattaatcccAAAATGTCAATCGCACCGTGTTTCACAACCTAAGccatttcataatatatagcCCCAACAAAACATGTGATCAAGAATGCCGATCAATCAATTATGAAGTGGCTATTATCTAATATCTTAAATCTGATTTCTTatgcattatttatttattacggGAGAAAAAAAACAGTCCGACGGTCCGTCATTTTTCACCGCCATAacagattattattatatatatttttttttatattaataaattttaataaaaaaaaaatatataataataatttaagaataagCCACAGTATTAATAAACCAtcacacaaaaaaaaacctgcatatataaataaaccatAAGTACGCTTGGAGGGAGGGTGGGGTGACATAATCCCTACTATATATTGGTAAATGGTAATCGAATAGATTTCCGAATCTAATAGATTAGGAATAATATACTCTAAGAACTAAGAATAAATTTCACAACTAAAAATTTTCCTAATTCGTGTATGTAGATCCaaccaaaaaagaataaacatTGCAAGTGTTTTGATGATCTCTGAATCAGGAACTTTAGGGGaacttatatttattgttagaACCTCGCATTACATTCATATTACGAGTACAACAGTGCACAAAAAGACTGAATAGGAAAAATTTATGACTTGTTTTTTATACTAAgagaataatatttaatatatataaacttatactTACCTTAGGAATCGAACCAAGGACCTGAGGCACTTATTTTTCGTGATCTAATCACTTAGactatttaaacttttaatttataatatatatgtttttgaCTTATTTAAGTTGAAACCATTAAgctaatactaataaaaatgatgacCCCTTTAAAATTCGGTTATAAGACAGTATTGTCTGGTTACTGTCTGAAATCATGATAACGTAAAATTTACGATTTTGACCGGGGATAGTCACCGGACTACCTAATAATTTAGTGATGAGTTACGTTTTAAtcatttcaatttcaattacATAATACAATCTTTATATGGAGACTATTCTAAACgtcagaaaaatttttttgatttacagattacaaagtttttaaaaaaaattgttagaattaaatagtaatatatattattcatatagaaagaataatatttaagaattattaaatttatggaTTATTAGTTTTAATGATGAATAAAAGTCAGTAAGTAATATAGTTATGGACATTTTATTCCATATTacaaatttgcaatataataaattaggaacaactgaaattattattcttatcattactttatattttagttttagaaagtttttatttaattataaatgaatcaaataataagataaatgaataaatacatataagtTAACTAATAAGACCAGTATAActtaaaatcttatttatcattatttctaTTCCTACTCTTctattttaacattatattttataactttatcaAATTACTTAACCAAAATTGCAATTTACTGATTATTGAaagcaaaaaaaggaaaaacaaCCTCTTTTAAAACacaataaagtttaaatttgtAACTTTCCAATTTCCATTGAAggttaatgataattaaaattttaaactacaATGgcgaaaaaaactaaaaaatataaaaatgttaaaattctaaaattttacaataactaAAATATGGTTATAATTGGTCTAAGATTCTTCTTTGCCTTTAGATTTGCTATTCTGGTCTAAAAaatgaacaaataaataagtactgtataatatacttataatagcactgttttttatttgtatttaagaaataattaccATCTTTATTAGTATTCAGTtgagaaatatcaa
It encodes the following:
- a CDS encoding uncharacterized protein (SECRETED:cutsite_VSQ-EE; SECRETED:prob_0.1976); SECRETED:SignalP(1-24); this encodes MRSTTVMLVGVIFYVPPVIDEVSQEETIPGKHALKLEDISLISNNRNNNSNQTLNVPWLNSQSSSRSSRTPRGATPRSPRRGRVTLAQMNPTRNQSLASALQANPIPSMNLNTDETTEMDPPQENQEE